One window of the Sulfitobacter alexandrii genome contains the following:
- the murA gene encoding UDP-N-acetylglucosamine 1-carboxyvinyltransferase: MDSILVRGGGALQGQIPIAGAKNACLTLMPATLLSEEPLTLTNAPRLSDIRTMTQLLASLGAEATSLQDGLVLALSSHGKINTHADYDIVRKMRASNLVLGPLLAREGHAEVSLPGGCAIGARPMDIHTDGLEKMGAQIELRDGYLHAKAGGGSLKGAVIDFPFASVGATENIMMAATLAKGTTVINNAAREPEIVDLASCLRAMGAQIEGDGTSRIEIQGVDRLHGATHRVVTDRIELGTYMLAPALCGGEVECLGGRIDLLAAFCEKLDAAGISVTETEAGLKVARKNGRISAVNVTTEPFPGFPTDLQAQMMALLCTADGTSVLEEKIFENRFMHAPELIRMGADIEVHGGTATVRGVKQLKGAPVMATDLRASISLILAGMAAEGETKVARVYHLDRGYEHVVTKLSGVGADIERIRDA; the protein is encoded by the coding sequence ATGGATTCGATTCTGGTCAGAGGGGGCGGCGCGCTTCAGGGACAAATCCCGATCGCGGGGGCCAAGAACGCATGTCTCACCCTCATGCCCGCCACGCTTTTGTCGGAGGAGCCGCTGACCCTGACAAATGCGCCGCGGCTGAGCGACATCCGCACCATGACGCAACTGCTGGCCTCGCTCGGGGCGGAGGCGACATCGCTGCAGGACGGCCTCGTGCTGGCGCTGTCCTCGCACGGCAAGATCAACACCCACGCCGACTATGACATCGTGCGCAAGATGCGGGCCTCCAACCTCGTGCTCGGGCCGCTTCTGGCCCGCGAGGGACACGCGGAGGTGTCATTGCCGGGCGGATGCGCCATCGGCGCGCGTCCGATGGACATTCACACCGACGGGCTGGAGAAAATGGGCGCGCAGATCGAACTGCGCGACGGGTACCTTCACGCCAAGGCGGGCGGCGGCAGTCTCAAGGGGGCCGTGATCGACTTCCCCTTCGCCTCCGTCGGTGCGACCGAGAACATCATGATGGCGGCGACGCTGGCCAAGGGAACGACCGTCATCAACAACGCCGCGCGCGAGCCCGAGATCGTGGATCTGGCAAGCTGTCTGCGCGCGATGGGCGCCCAGATCGAGGGGGACGGCACCTCGCGGATCGAAATTCAGGGTGTGGATCGCCTGCATGGTGCGACGCACCGGGTCGTGACCGACCGGATCGAGCTTGGCACCTACATGCTGGCGCCCGCACTCTGCGGCGGCGAGGTCGAATGCCTCGGCGGGCGGATCGACCTGCTTGCCGCCTTCTGCGAGAAACTCGATGCCGCGGGGATTTCCGTGACCGAAACCGAGGCAGGCCTCAAGGTGGCCCGCAAGAACGGCCGGATTTCCGCGGTCAACGTCACGACGGAACCGTTTCCCGGCTTCCCCACCGACCTGCAGGCACAGATGATGGCGCTGCTCTGCACCGCCGACGGGACTTCGGTCCTCGAAGAGAAGATATTCGAGAACCGCTTCATGCACGCCCCGGAACTGATCCGCATGGGGGCCGACATAGAGGTGCACGGCGGCACCGCGACGGTGCGGGGCGTCAAGCAGCTCAAGGGTGCGCCCGTGATGGCGACGGACCTGCGCGCGTCGATCTCGCTGATCCTTGCCGGCATGGCCGCCGAGGGCGAGACCAAGGTGGCAAGGGTCTATCACCTGGACCGGGGCTATGAACACGTGGTGACCAAGCTTTCGGGCGTCGGTGCCGATATCGAACGGATCAGGGACGCATGA
- a CDS encoding MotA/TolQ/ExbB proton channel family protein: MIRDWLEPLRQIADIGGPVVMILMGVAVLTLAVALYKVWQFWMAGVGRHHALREAVGAWDRGDRADARAALGRSTSYLAPVMNMAFATGSPAADRLQAEAETRFARLERGFRLLDSVAQLAPLLGLFGTVLGMIEAFQALQDAGSQVDPSILAGGIWVALLTTAVGLVVAMPTALVLSWLEGRMEAERVLADSAILTVLRPSGSAAAAADGTGAAHA; encoded by the coding sequence ATGATCCGCGACTGGCTCGAGCCGCTAAGGCAAATTGCCGACATCGGCGGTCCGGTGGTGATGATCCTGATGGGCGTCGCGGTGCTGACGCTGGCGGTTGCGCTTTACAAGGTGTGGCAGTTCTGGATGGCGGGCGTCGGACGCCACCATGCGCTGCGCGAGGCGGTCGGCGCTTGGGACCGTGGCGACCGTGCCGACGCGCGCGCGGCCCTCGGGCGGTCCACCAGCTATCTTGCACCGGTCATGAACATGGCGTTCGCGACGGGCAGCCCGGCGGCGGACCGGCTGCAGGCAGAGGCCGAAACCCGGTTTGCCCGGCTTGAACGCGGGTTCAGGCTGCTTGATTCCGTGGCGCAGCTTGCACCGCTCCTCGGGCTTTTCGGGACTGTCCTTGGCATGATCGAGGCCTTTCAGGCGTTGCAGGACGCGGGGTCGCAGGTTGATCCGTCGATCCTTGCCGGGGGCATCTGGGTGGCGCTGTTGACGACCGCCGTGGGGCTTGTCGTCGCCATGCCGACCGCGCTCGTGCTCAGCTGGCTCGAAGGCCGGATGGAAGCGGAGCGGGTTCTGGCGGACAGCGCGATCCTGACCGTGCTGCGGCCCTCGGGCAGCGCCGCGGCGGCGGCTGACGGCACGGGGGCGGCACATGCCTAG
- a CDS encoding biopolymer transporter ExbD has product MTSLIDVIFLLLLFFMLSSTFSKFAEVDLSAGGSGAAAAADTPPLFLQLGVADLRLNGDPVDLDALARSSLADAKEGTPLLVSLGDGVDSQRMTDLLVQLRALPALRVTVLGG; this is encoded by the coding sequence ATGACGTCGCTGATCGACGTGATCTTCCTGCTGCTGCTTTTCTTCATGCTGAGTTCCACCTTTTCCAAGTTCGCCGAAGTCGACCTGTCTGCGGGCGGCAGCGGCGCTGCAGCCGCTGCCGATACACCTCCGCTGTTCCTGCAACTGGGCGTGGCGGACCTGCGCCTGAATGGTGATCCGGTCGATCTGGACGCGTTGGCGCGCTCATCGCTCGCGGATGCAAAGGAGGGCACCCCCCTGCTTGTCAGCCTCGGCGACGGTGTCGATTCCCAGCGCATGACGGATCTTCTCGTGCAGCTGCGGGCGCTGCCCGCGCTTCGCGTGACGGTGCTGGGGGGCTGA
- a CDS encoding ExbD/TolR family protein, which yields MRRRTRAKPQREPTIALINIVFLMLVFFMVAGTLAQPLDPALKLVRTQELEGRAPPDALVVHATGKLDYRGEVQEDAAAFVSGLSEEQRRIVRLVPDRDLPASELVALTRALQQAGARKVMLVTERALP from the coding sequence ATGCGCCGCAGGACAAGGGCCAAACCCCAGCGGGAACCGACAATCGCCCTGATCAACATCGTTTTCCTGATGCTGGTGTTCTTCATGGTCGCGGGCACACTGGCGCAACCGCTGGACCCCGCGCTGAAGCTCGTCCGGACGCAGGAGCTGGAAGGCCGTGCGCCGCCCGATGCGTTGGTCGTCCACGCGACAGGAAAGCTCGACTACCGGGGCGAGGTTCAGGAGGATGCCGCCGCCTTCGTCTCCGGCCTTTCGGAGGAACAGCGCAGGATCGTCCGGCTGGTGCCGGACCGCGATCTGCCCGCGTCGGAGTTGGTGGCGCTGACCCGCGCCTTGCAACAGGCCGGCGCGCGGAAAGTGATGCTGGTGACGGAGCGGGCCCTGCCATGA
- a CDS encoding cell envelope integrity protein TolA — MIPSSPFGKAVALAVSAMLILGGMFLAHPETRTELAGGGEPVRARMGNAFEDMAAGTLTAQDAVAVTPPPTTAEAIQPVRQQQTPKVNPAPAEPPAAPDAVLPEAAAPVAPPTSTPSVAPRPLAAQQSVSVATPTPPKETIAAASPDTAAPTGSRRPQRRDPEKAAQIAAARPEPTAPRGNAQRDSRRGDSTAETRQADAGSQGNTRKAAPQSGNAAASNYPGQVMRKISRVRKPNVRARGTATIAFRIAANGGLATISVARSSGSSALDRAALRVVRTAAPFPPPPSGATRSFSIQIQGR; from the coding sequence ATGATTCCCAGCTCTCCTTTCGGCAAGGCCGTCGCGCTGGCGGTGTCGGCGATGCTGATCCTTGGCGGCATGTTCCTTGCACATCCCGAAACGCGGACCGAACTGGCAGGCGGAGGCGAACCCGTCCGGGCCCGGATGGGAAACGCGTTCGAGGACATGGCAGCCGGAACCCTGACGGCACAGGATGCCGTCGCGGTCACCCCGCCCCCCACGACGGCCGAGGCTATTCAGCCGGTGCGGCAGCAGCAGACGCCAAAGGTCAACCCAGCGCCCGCAGAGCCGCCCGCCGCTCCGGATGCTGTCCTGCCGGAGGCCGCCGCACCGGTTGCGCCGCCTACATCGACACCGTCCGTCGCGCCCCGGCCCCTTGCGGCGCAACAGTCCGTATCGGTCGCGACCCCGACGCCCCCGAAAGAGACCATCGCGGCGGCATCGCCCGACACTGCCGCGCCCACCGGTTCCCGACGCCCGCAGCGTCGCGACCCGGAAAAGGCGGCGCAGATCGCCGCCGCGCGCCCCGAGCCGACCGCACCGCGCGGCAATGCCCAACGCGACAGCAGGCGCGGTGACAGCACAGCCGAAACACGTCAGGCCGATGCCGGATCGCAAGGCAACACCCGAAAGGCCGCGCCGCAATCTGGAAACGCGGCAGCCAGCAACTATCCCGGCCAGGTGATGCGCAAGATCAGCCGGGTGCGCAAACCGAACGTGCGCGCACGCGGGACCGCCACGATTGCCTTTCGCATCGCCGCAAACGGTGGCCTCGCGACCATCTCGGTCGCCCGCAGTTCCGGATCCTCGGCTCTGGACAGGGCCGCCCTGCGCGTGGTCCGGACGGCGGCCCCCTTCCCTCCTCCGCCTTCGGGTGCGACCCGAAGCTTCAGCATACAGATCCAGGGACGATGA
- a CDS encoding helix-turn-helix domain-containing protein: protein MSYRHDFTGHTTNLRPIAPVEWRQLEHVLLAHWQTAGSSGATGHYVSANPRLSIFFNDMSSVSAISEAAPRKLARAIFVPAGMTLDTSFSKPLTFAHLDIHIDHAWAVRFLSAGVTRQRAVEILDRPVDRSDITEIEPMARALVGEIRDPRRHDLFASSLATCLLSGVLDIGTAEPDPGNARLTAAQMRKVARRFETGGGRRLSLSEMAQTVGLSESWFSQVFRNTTGKTPHQWQLENRVGQARDLLVGSDLSVADIADRLGFSDQSHLTRTFRRHVGETPASWRRRNR from the coding sequence ATGAGCTATCGTCACGACTTCACGGGCCATACCACCAACCTGCGCCCGATCGCCCCGGTCGAGTGGCGCCAGCTCGAACACGTCTTGCTCGCACATTGGCAGACGGCCGGAAGCAGCGGCGCGACCGGGCATTATGTGTCGGCCAATCCACGCCTGAGCATCTTCTTCAACGACATGAGTTCGGTCTCCGCCATATCGGAGGCGGCGCCGCGCAAACTTGCGCGGGCAATTTTCGTGCCGGCGGGGATGACATTGGACACGTCGTTTTCCAAACCGCTCACCTTTGCCCATCTGGACATCCACATCGACCATGCCTGGGCAGTGCGTTTCCTGTCGGCGGGGGTCACCAGACAGCGCGCGGTCGAGATACTGGACCGGCCAGTCGACCGGAGCGACATCACCGAGATCGAGCCGATGGCGCGCGCGCTGGTTGGAGAAATTCGCGATCCTCGCCGCCATGACCTGTTCGCCTCCAGCCTTGCGACCTGCCTGCTTTCAGGTGTTCTGGACATCGGAACCGCCGAACCGGATCCGGGCAACGCCCGGCTGACCGCCGCGCAGATGCGCAAGGTCGCAAGGCGTTTCGAGACAGGCGGGGGGCGGCGGCTGAGCCTGTCCGAGATGGCGCAGACGGTGGGGCTTTCGGAAAGCTGGTTCTCGCAGGTCTTCAGGAATACGACCGGCAAGACGCCGCATCAATGGCAGCTAGAGAATCGCGTCGGGCAGGCACGCGACCTTCTGGTCGGATCCGATCTGAGCGTTGCGGACATTGCCGACCGGCTTGGCTTCTCTGACCAGTCACATCTGACGAGGACGTTTCGCAGGCACGTGGGTGAAACGCCGGCGAGCTGGCGCCGCCGCAACCGCTGA
- a CDS encoding TonB-dependent siderophore receptor, with the protein MVQHPPARRRPVSLPNWLLSGLLGCTALAGLPALAQDDGTRTAYRLGTIFVDAGAAADDDAASTIAKELWTGGKVATSVLDTPASVSVITQKEVEQRNADKVEDVLEYTPGIVTDYYGTDDRNDYYLVRGFQASTYRDGLTLGSMRGVREEPFAFERVEIMKGGNSTLFGTSDPGGTVNFVTKSPKFERFGEVYGSYGSHDHAEIGLDFGDVLNREGTLAYRVVGKIQDSDLEYAHSRDDERFFLGAVTWEPTNVTRLTFSVDYLKREGTPNSGGYPIDRLYDRELFFGEPGFNRHDVERLTVSAGVEHEFANGLRLTGNLRYSDLTDDFAYIYLSDNAGRVGSVVDRSYFGTDSTARELIGNVILQYDTTLGSVDSSTLAGIEFRDAATTSASIFGAHTPIDIDNPTYTGAPTGFTPYSVQANDFTTRSVFLQQNLAFSNRVITTVGLRHDWFDITNTDNLTATTTQADFSETSFRGALTYKLTDEVSSYASYVQSIAPPSIGTEPERGEQYEIGMKYQPESFNALFTASLYDLTKNNVVVPVVLPSGVIERQTIGESRVRGVEFEARAELADGLTLSGGYSYQKSKFIRGTVRGATVDGNEFATVPNNIASLWLTYDVDTPALPGDLSVGIGARYVGPYYYNVLNDNGKSPSQTYVDASVTYGVSDDTDFTVNISNLFDRQYVVGRGTADYYNNGRTITAALRHRW; encoded by the coding sequence ATGGTGCAACACCCCCCGGCCCGCCGCCGACCCGTCTCTCTCCCGAACTGGCTGTTGTCGGGGCTTCTTGGATGTACCGCGCTGGCCGGGCTGCCGGCCTTGGCACAGGACGACGGGACCCGCACGGCCTACCGGCTTGGCACCATCTTCGTCGATGCCGGCGCCGCTGCGGACGATGATGCCGCGAGCACGATTGCCAAGGAGCTCTGGACCGGGGGCAAGGTGGCGACCAGCGTGCTGGATACGCCCGCGTCGGTATCCGTCATCACGCAGAAGGAGGTCGAGCAGCGCAATGCGGACAAGGTCGAGGACGTGCTGGAATATACGCCCGGCATCGTCACCGACTATTACGGAACGGACGACCGGAACGACTACTACCTCGTGCGGGGGTTTCAGGCATCTACGTACCGCGACGGGCTGACGCTTGGCTCCATGCGGGGCGTGCGCGAGGAACCTTTCGCCTTCGAGCGGGTGGAGATCATGAAGGGCGGCAACTCAACCCTGTTCGGCACGTCCGATCCCGGCGGGACGGTCAACTTCGTGACCAAGTCGCCGAAGTTCGAGCGGTTCGGAGAGGTATACGGCTCCTACGGCAGCCACGATCACGCGGAAATCGGGCTCGATTTCGGGGATGTCCTGAACCGCGAAGGCACGCTCGCCTACCGGGTCGTCGGCAAGATCCAGGACTCCGATCTGGAATACGCGCATTCGCGGGACGACGAACGGTTCTTCCTCGGCGCCGTCACATGGGAACCGACGAACGTGACCAGGCTGACGTTCTCGGTGGATTACCTGAAACGGGAGGGCACGCCGAACAGCGGCGGGTACCCGATAGACCGCCTGTACGATCGTGAACTTTTCTTCGGCGAGCCCGGTTTCAACCGTCACGACGTGGAAAGACTGACCGTTTCGGCAGGCGTTGAGCACGAGTTCGCGAACGGGCTGAGGTTGACGGGGAACCTGCGCTACAGCGACCTGACGGACGATTTCGCCTATATCTACCTTTCCGACAACGCCGGGCGGGTCGGGTCAGTGGTGGACCGGTCCTATTTCGGCACGGACAGCACCGCGCGGGAGCTGATCGGCAACGTCATCCTCCAGTACGATACCACCCTGGGGTCGGTGGACAGTAGCACCCTCGCCGGGATCGAGTTCCGCGATGCCGCCACGACCAGTGCATCGATCTTCGGGGCGCACACCCCGATCGATATCGACAATCCGACCTACACCGGGGCGCCGACCGGGTTCACGCCCTACAGCGTGCAGGCAAACGACTTCACGACCCGGTCGGTCTTCCTGCAGCAGAACCTCGCGTTTTCCAACCGGGTGATCACCACCGTGGGTCTGCGGCATGACTGGTTCGATATCACCAACACCGACAACCTGACCGCGACCACGACGCAGGCCGACTTCTCCGAAACCTCGTTCCGCGGGGCGCTGACCTACAAGCTGACGGACGAAGTCTCCTCCTACGCCAGCTACGTGCAATCCATCGCGCCTCCCAGCATCGGGACCGAACCGGAAAGGGGCGAGCAGTACGAGATCGGGATGAAATACCAGCCGGAGAGCTTCAACGCGCTGTTCACCGCGTCGCTCTACGATCTGACGAAGAATAACGTGGTTGTGCCCGTGGTCCTTCCCAGCGGCGTGATCGAACGCCAGACCATCGGGGAATCGCGGGTGCGCGGGGTCGAGTTCGAGGCACGCGCCGAACTGGCGGACGGCCTGACGCTTTCCGGCGGGTACAGCTATCAGAAATCGAAATTCATTCGCGGCACGGTGCGGGGCGCCACGGTGGACGGAAACGAATTCGCCACCGTGCCCAACAACATCGCGTCGCTCTGGCTGACATACGATGTGGACACCCCGGCGTTGCCCGGCGACCTGTCCGTGGGCATCGGCGCGCGCTATGTCGGTCCGTATTACTACAACGTCTTGAACGACAACGGGAAAAGCCCGTCGCAGACCTACGTGGATGCCTCCGTGACCTATGGCGTGTCGGACGACACGGACTTTACCGTCAACATCAGCAACCTGTTCGACAGGCAGTACGTGGTCGGCAGGGGTACCGCGGATTACTACAACAACGGCCGGACCATCACCGCCGCCCTGAGGCACCGCTGGTGA